In Dehalococcoidia bacterium, the sequence CGCCGTGGCGTGGGGCGCTTCGGCCCGCTCCGGTACCGCAACCGCTCGGCCCTGAGCGCGGCCGAAGACCGCCGCCGGTACCGCTATGCCGGGTGCGCGGCGACCGCGGCCTGGATCGCCTCCGCCGCCAGGGCGTCGAGCCGGTGCTGCGCGGCGTGAACGCGTGCCAGCGCCTCATCCACGTCCGACGTCTCCCCGTCGACGAGCCCCAGTTCACGCCCCGCGCGGCTGAGCGCCTCCAGCTCGCGCTGGGCCACCAGCAACTCGCGGAAGACGCGTTCCTGGTCGAGCGCCACATCGGCAAGCGTGCGGGCCACGGCGAACTCCTGGCCACAGCATAGCGTGCGTCGCGCAGCAGTGTCAGGACGTGCGGGCGCGGATCGCCGCGTAGACGCGCTCCATCTCGCGGTCGTCCGCGTCGTAGACGAGGAAGCTGCGCACCACCACACCGCCGAACACCGCCGGCAGATCCGGGTGATCATCTACCGTGAAGTCCGGGTTTATCCCGATGCCGAGCGGCCCCAGCATTCTTCGATGCTGATACAGAGGCTTGACATAGCAGGCGGTGACGTACGGCGCGAGCCCGTGCTGCTCGATCACCTCGGGACGTTCGCCGATGCCGGACCAGAGGTAGAGGTGATGCCCTTCGGCCGCGAGCCGCGTAAACAGCTCGGGTACGCCCGGCCGCAGGCGGTTGCCGCTGTCGATGAGCGTGTGATCGACGTCGAAGAAGATGTTCATGCTGTTTCCCGGCTGCTCGGATACCGATGATACCTGTGCGAAAGCGACTTCGTCACCGGGCGCGCCGCGCGGCGCGCTCGGGGTATCTGGCGTGTGGCGTATGGCTGCTGAACAGGGCGAGGCAGGTGAAGGTCGAGGAAGAGCGATGAGCAGCACGTTTCCCACCGTGCTCGGCGGTGGGCCGGCGCCGGCACGGCGACGGGACGATCTGGCGACGGCGCACTGCGTGATCGTCGCCGACCACGGCCCGGAGACCGCGGCGATCGAGGCCGCCGTCAGCGCGCTTGGCCCGTCGGTGCGCCTGGCGCTGCCCGGCGAGGTCGGCGAGCAGCTCTGGCGCAACTCGGCGCTGCGCGTGCTGCTGGCGCGGGGACCGCGCGCCGTCGCGGCGCTGCTGCCGTGGATGGCCTTTCTGCACGCGGCGCCCAATACCGGCACGCTGGCGCTGCTCGACGCCGGCCGCGGCGAGATCATCTCGGCGCTGGAGTTCTTCGACATCTGGCTGCCCGGCGGCACCGCCCCGGCCGTGGCGGCGCGGCAGGCGGTCTCGTTGCTGGCGCTGCTGGACCGCCAGACCCGCCTCTCCGGCCCGCGGCGCATCCGCGGCGTTAACCTGATCATCGAC encodes:
- a CDS encoding winged helix-turn-helix domain-containing protein encodes the protein MSSTFPTVLGGGPAPARRRDDLATAHCVIVADHGPETAAIEAAVSALGPSVRLALPGEVGEQLWRNSALRVLLARGPRAVAALLPWMAFLHAAPNTGTLALLDAGRGEIISALEFFDIWLPGGTAPAVAARQAVSLLALLDRQTRLSGPRRIRGVNLIIDLAREEVTNNEGVRIPLTPSEYRLLAALAVQPGHVVDFGQLGSALPGHFRDADDAYNSVKVHVGRLRQKLSRGTGWDGHLVSVRGRGFLFERRLPRGGEVAADEPLVRRVAS